DNA from Leptospira bandrabouensis:
TCAGTGGTTGGCCAGAAACAGCTGTGGGAACATTTGGAGGGATTGTCAAACTTGTTGATATTACAGACAATGGCTCTGGAAATTTCCGAGTCCTTGTCATTCCAGATCGAGATGATCGTAAGTGGCCAACAAGTCGTTATCTCAGACAAGGAGTCAGAGCGAAAGGTTGGATTTTTCTCAATCGTGTGAGTGTAGGTTACGAACTCTGGAGAAGATTTAATGATTTTCCACCAAATCTTCCCATGGATGATCCAGAAATGAAATATTTGTTAGACGATACAGGAAGCGGGGATAAGGTCAAATGATCTCAAAACTTAAAAAATCTCTACTAGCATTCCTTTGTCCTTTTGGAATGTTTTTTTCCTTTGTCATAGAAGCAGATCCGACACGGGATCCCTTTGAATCTTTACACGGTCCCAATATTTATTCTCAGGATTATATCAACCAACAACCAGGAGTTCTCACGTTAGAAGAACTTTTAAAATCTGTCGAAAAATCTTATCCACTGGTTCTTGCTGCCGAAAAACTTTTATCAGAGGCCGAATACAACTACCTTGCTGCAGAAGGTGCCTTTGACTTACAGTTTAAGTCTATGGGAACCACAAAACCATTAGGTTATTATACAAACAATACAGCTGATGCCATGTTTGAAAAACCAACACCGCTCGGTGGAACTTCTTTTTTTGCAGGTTACCGCATTGGGCGTGGGAACTTTCCTGTGTATGACGGAAAAAGAGAAACCAACGATCATGGAGAAATTCGGGCGGGTGCCATCTTTCCCCTGATGCGCAATCGTGAGATTGATAAAAACAGGGCCGATATCAAAAAGGCTGACCTTGACCGAAGACTTGCAGAACTTTCTATCCAAAAATTAAAAATCGAAGTTATCAAAGAAGCAACAAAACGTTATTGGAAATGGGTGTCTAGTGGCCAAGAGTATTTAGTCAACAAAGACTTGTTAGCCATCGCCAAAAATAGACAAACCCAAATCGCCGAACGTATCAAGTTAGGTGACATTCCAAAAATGGAAGGAACCGAAAACGATCGTGCTATTTTACAAAGAGAATCCCAATTTGTTTCTGCAGAACGAGAGATGCAAAAAGCTGCGATTGATTTATCTTTGTTCTTACGAGCACCTGATGGAAATTTAATCCTACCAACAACGAACCGATTGCCCATCGGATTTCCCAAGCCCATCGATTATAAAAAAGTGGAACTAGAAAAAAGTATCAAACTGGCTTGGAAGTTTAGACCCGAATTACAAGACTTTGAATTCAAACGAGATAAGGTTCGTGTGGACCAAGATATGGGTTTTAATGCTTTGAAACCACAAGTGGACCTAGTGGTTGCTGGTTCCCAAGACTTTGGTCCAGGTTCTGTCACAAGAGCCAAACCAGAATTGGAAGCCTCTCTAGTTCTCAACCTGCCCATCCAAACCAAACGTCCAAGAGGGATGATCGGAGCTGCCGAAGCAAAGATTGCGCAACTGGACCAAGAACTACAATTTTCCAAAGACAAAATCAAAACAGAAGTACAAGATGCGATTTCTGAGGTGATTGCTTCGGCAAAACGCGTAAGTGTTACTCAAAATGAAGTCGAACTTGCCAGAAAGTTAGAAGAGATGGAGAGGGAACGTTTTGCACTCGGAGACTCTACACTGTTATTTGTGAATATTCGCGAACAGACAAGTGCCGAAGCTGCGGTGCGAGAAATTAAGGCATTGTACGATCATCATGTAGCCATTGCCCATTTCCAAGCAGCCACAGCTTCTGTTTTGCAAATTTCACCTTTTCCGTAGATTGTTTTTTGTTCAGAAAAAAAAACGACTTTCACAACTCCATGAATCTCTAAAATTTTCCCTAAAGAAGGTATCTATGCACGGGGAAGAGTCTCTATTACAAGACATTGGTCTTAGTATTATTTTCGCAACAGTCTTAAGTCACATCGCAAGAGTACTCAAACAACCGTTAATTTTAGGTTATATTATCGGTGGGGCCATTCTCGGAAAAGAGATGGGGTTTGAACTTGTTACTAACGAAGCCAGTATTGAACTCATTTCCGAAATCGGACTCATCCTACTACTTTTCATCATCGGTTTAGAAATCAATTTAGCTGAACTTGCAAAAATGGGAAAGGCCATGTTTACCTTGGGAATCCTTCAGTTCACACTTTCCGTTGCCTTTGTTTACTCCGTGTTTCCTTTTTTTGGACTTTCCATTGGTTCTGAAAAGTTTGACCTTCTTTATATAGCAGTTGCCCTTTCACTTAGCTCTACCTTAATCGTTGTTAAATTATTACAAGACAAAGTCGAAATCAATACTCTCTCAGGAAAACTAACGGTCGGTGTTTTAGTTTTCCAGGACATCTGGGCGATTTTGTTTATGGGGGTCCAACCTAACTTAAACAATCCAGAAATTTTAAAAATTCTTACGTCTGTTGGAATTATCGTTTTACTCATAGCCTTTAGTTTTAGTGTAAGCCGTTATGTTTTAGCCAAGTTATACAAAGCTTGCGCCAGTAGCCCAGAACTCATTCTTTTAACTTCTATTATGTGGTGTTTTCTTGTTTGCGGGATTGCAGGAGAAGCAGGACTTTCTAAAGAAATGGGTGCCCTTGTGGCCGGTATGAGTATCGCCGCTTTCCCTTATGGTGCCGATGTGATCTCCAAACTGATTGGAATTCGCGACTTCTTTGTAACACTATTTTTTGTGGCTTTGGGCCTTAAAGTTCCCCTTCCTAGTTTGGAAGTCATTGGATTATCGGCTGCCATCATCGCACTTATGTTATTTGTAAGGATGATTACCATTGCTCCTGTTATCATCAAACTCAACAAAGGAGTACGAAATGGATTTTTAACTGCCCTCAATTTAGCTCAGATATCAGAATTCTCACTCGTCATTTTAGCGTTAGGTGCTGGATTCGAACACATCACTCCTAAACTACAAGCAGTGATTCTAACTTCAACCATCATTGCATCCATTTTATCCACATACATCATTATGTATAACCATAACATAGCAGCCACGTTTGAACGATTACTTGCTCGTGTGGGTATCTCTGACCAAACAGAAGAATCTGGGAATGACGACAAAGCAGGTCACGGTGGACATGGGGGACATGGGGGACATGGAGATGGAATGGTACGAGATATCATTGTGCTTGGTTATTTTCGAATTGCCCGAGCCTTTGTGGAATACTTAGAAGACTTATCCCCATCGCTCATCAAACGGATTATCATTGCTGACTACAATCCAGCCTTCAAAGATGAACTCACTAACAAAGGATTCCAATGGGCTTATGCAGACCTTGCCCATCCAGATTCTTTATCCCATATAGGACTCCATGATGCATCTATGGTCATCTGTACCATATCAGACTCTTTTTTAAAAGGAACCAATAACAATCGTTTGCTCTCCACACTCAGCAAACTCGCACCAAACGCAAAAATTATCCTTACCAGCGATGAACCTGGCGAAGCCAAAAAGTTAGTAGCGGACGGAGCCCAAAAAGTCATCATTCCTGGCGTGATCACAGGAGAATTTTTGTATGATTATATCTCTCGAGGGATGAGAAATAACGAATAATATTTAAAATAGATTTGTATTGGAACCTTATTTGATTTTGCTTCGAATTTCGTTTAAAATCTCGATTTGAATCGCTTGGATCTTCATCATTTTTGACCATTGGTCGAGTAAAAGATGATCCACTTTTTCATGTAAGGTTCTAATTTCAATCTCAGATTTTAGATTCACTTTGTAATCATTCTCTGCGCGAATTCTATCCTTTACCTCTTGTCTATTTTGACTCATCATAATGATAGGTGCTTGTATTGCGGCAACGCAAGATAAGATTAAATTCAATAATATAAATGGATATGGATCAAATGGCTTGAGATACAGATAAAAACTATTTCCAAATATCCATAGAATTAATACAGAAAAGAAAGCGATAATAAATTTCCAACTACCCCCAAAGGATGCAACTTTGTCCGAAATTCTATCACCAAATGTAAGTGAATCTGTTTTTAAGGAAGTATCAATTGTTAAAATTTCATTTTCATTGATACTTTTGATAACTTCTCTCTCTAAATTTTCAATGTTTCCTTTTTCTTCTTCAACTAACTGAGTAATATACTTCATTCGAAAAATATTAAAATCATTTTTACAAATTTTACTTTGATCATCCCAACCAGGATATTTTTCATTAATGAGTTCTACAATTTCGTTACCTATACCCAGGGCACTTATTAATTGATGTTCGCGGAATGGTTTCTTACAAACAAAACAAATGTTATTTACCATACAATCCTTTGGGTTGATCCAATTTGATATAACCTTTTTGTCTTTTAACCTAAAGATAAAATTTTGAAAGATAAATACCTATGAGCAATGAATAATTGGTTTCTATCTTGATTTCCTCTCAAATATTTGATTCCTTTGAAAATAAGAATCGAATGAAAAAGAAAAGAATTCTCTAAATCAAACCTTTCGCTTTAAAATCCCGAATCACTACTTCCAAATCGGCAGGGGAATCCACACCCAAGTTGGCCTTATCCGAAAGATAAACTCCAATGGTAGATCCATTTTGCAAAGCACGAAGTTGTTCTAAAGATTCTACCGTTTCCCAATTGGATGCTGGCAACTGATTATAATTCATTAAAAATTCTCTTTCATAGGCATAAATACCTAAATGCCGATGGTAAGTTGCCTCAGCTTTAAAAGAAGCGGGGATCGGAGAACGGGAAAAATAATTGGCACGTCCGTTTCTGTCAAAGACCACCTTCACTTTGTTAGGGTCTTTTGGATCTTCTGAGCTAGCAAAAGGAACGGCCGCTGTGGTCATTTCCCAATTTCTATGTTTGATTTTTAAATCCAAAACTCCATCAATGAGGTTTGGTTCCATCCCGGGTTCGTCGCCTTGGATATTTAGAATGATTCCGTAGCCTGGAAATTTTTCTGCCACTTCAATGATACGATCCGTGCCAGTAGGATGGTCAGGACTTGTGAGAACTGATTCCCCACCGAAGGCGATGACGGCCTCATGGATTCGTTTGTCGTCGGTGGCGACCACCAAACGGTGGATAGATTTGGAAAGAGATGCGTGGTGGTAAGTCCACTGGATCATTGGTTTTGTTCCAATGAGGGCCAGTGGTTTTCCGGGGAGTCTTGTGCTTGCGTAGCGCGCAGGGATCACACCAAGGATTTGGTCGGACATAGTCCTAGTTTACCAAGAACTCGGTAAAGTAAACCTCTTTGATTTTTCCATTGGTCAAAATATGATTTAAGTGGGCTTTGATTTCCTCACGTAAATCCAATTGGTTGGTAATGGATTTTAAATCGTCTTTTGTTTTACGTGCTATGACAAGGTTAATGATGTTTTGCATTTGCGCCACACGTGCCGCAAGTTCCGCAGAAAGAGCAGGTTGTCCAGATTCAAATCCAAGAGACATCTTTAACTTTACAAAGTGTGACTCACCAACATCCGAAGTATTCACTCTAAATTCTTCTTGAAATGTGTAAACTTCCAAAGGAGGGGGAGCTTTCACAAGAGAGATATTCTTTTGTTGTTTAAACACACTTGTTGCTGTTTTTTGAGCAACAAACATCGATATTACGGTTACAATGATAATCCCAAAAATGGCAGCAGCAATGTACAATAACCATTTTACAATGGGGGACATCCCGGCAGAGGCGGTACTTCCTTCGGCTAACCCACCTTCTTCTTCATCTACTTCACGGTCACCCATGTTAAAATTCTCCTTCTACATTTGTTTCAGTGTTCGGTAAACGAGTGTCAGGTAGTCCGTATTTACTTTCCCCTGGTGCTCGTTTGGTAGACTTCTCTGTCAGAATGATGATATCCACTCTACGATTGAAAGCTTTTGCTTCCGGTGTTCCTTCATTTTCCAATACAAGAGGTCTATAGGATCCAAAACTAACCGCTTGGAACCAACTAGGTTCAATTTCTTCTGAATTGATCATAAAAACGGTAGCATTCACTGCTCTTGCTCCCGCCAAATCCCAGTTATTGATATATTCACGTTCTTCTCGACCCGGTCGACTCACAGGATTGACCGCATCGTCATCACTATGTCCTTCCACTCGGACAAATCGTTCAAGTCCCTTGATGAGACCTGCTGCTTTTCGTAATGTTTCTCGAATTGCAGGTGTTAGGATAGCCGAACCAGGATAAAAATAATCAGCACCTACAAGAGAAATCACAAGTCCCCTTTCGTTTTCCGAAATTCGAACTTTTCCCGCTTCTACTTCTGGTTTAAATACTTCTTGGGCATCTTTTTTGGATTTAGAAAGGTTACGACCAACCACTTGAGATGGTAACGATTCAATTTGCATTCCCATCTCTTCCAAAGAACCTTTGGATAGCGTTTGCCCCCCAGTGAAAAATCCTGTTGTGGATTTGAATGCAGACAAAATAATCTGCATCTCCTTTGCATCTGTTTTCCCCGTTGTATATAAAAGGATAAAGAAACAAAGGAGAAGTGTCACCATGTCCCCGTAAGTTGCCATGAACTCGGGAACTTTTTGGATGCACTCAGGACATTTTTCTTTTTTAGACGCCATAGTTTAGATATTAATCTCCGTCGTCTTTGAGTGCCGTTCTTTCAGCAGGAGTTAAGAAACTCGCAAGTTTCTCTTTTACAATCCTTGGGTTGTCCCCGGATTGAATCGATAAAGTTCCTTCTACCATGACTTGTTTGATCACAAGTTCATCTTCTGATCTACGTGTGAGTTTTCTAACAACCGGCGCCGCAAATAAGTTCTGTGCAAGTGATCCGTATAATGTGGTAATAAGAGCTGTTGCCATACCTTGTCCAATGGCACTCGCATCCCCACCACCTAAGTTCTTTAACATCCCCACAAGACCCACAAGGGTCCCAAGCATCCCGAACCCGGGCGCAAAACCAGCGTAAGCATCCCACCAAGAACGGCCGTACGCATGTCTTGTGGCTGTGTTCCCAATTTCGGTTTCCATAATATTTCGAACCAGTTCGGGATCGGTTCCATCCACTACAAGTTGGATTCCCTTCTTTAAAAATTCTTCAGGAAGTTCGTTGATATCATCTTCTAGAGCAAGTAATCCTTCACGACGAGCTTTCTCAGAAAAACTAACGAGTGTCGTAATGAGTCCAGGTAAGTCTGAGGGAGGATTTTGGAAGGCTTTTTTAGTAACAGCTCCCACTCCAATGGTAGAGGTCCAAGGAAAAGAAATGATCGTGGCCGCTGCCGCCCCACCAAATGTAATCATCACCGAAGGAATATCGATAAGGTCTGTTAAAGCAAGACCCCCTGAAACCACCCCTAGTAACATCAAGGCCACTCCAAGGGCCAAACCAATGACTGTAGCTATATCCATTTCTTATGTTTCCTCAGGTCTTCTTTCACCAACTCGAGGGAGGTTGTGGATTCTTGTTTGGTAAGCGATTACCTTTTCCACAACTTCCGCAACAGGCTCTTGTACAATGAATTTTTTCTCATTCACAAGAGTGATGATCGTATCTGGATTTGCTTCGATGGTCTCAATCAAATCTGCATTGAGAACAAATTCCGCACCTTTGAGTCGATGTAAAATGACCAAGAGATCCCCCTTCAGAGATTTCTATTTATGTCTATCGACTACCTTTCGAATTTCGCTTACGAATTTTTCTTCCGTAAATCGATTGATGGAATTTTGGAAATCTCCGCGTTTGAATTGGATCTTTTCTGCCCTTTGGATGGCGTCATTTAAGGATTTTACGGTCTGTTCCTTAAAAAATACCCCGGTCCTGTCCTCTTTGACCGACTCGAGTGCTCCCCCCTTCCCGAAAGCGATGACAGGAGTGGCGTAGGCCTGTGCCTCAACAGGAGTGATCCCAAAGTCTTCCATTCCTGGAAAAATAAACCCGCGTGCCTTTTTGTAAAGTTCCACCACCTCGTTGCGAGGTAGGCCTTTTTTCCAAAGGATGTTTTTTGGTAAATTTTTGATGAGTTTTCCTTCTTCTTGCCCCCCACCCACAAGGATGAGTGGTTTTCCATTTTCGCGGAAGGCTTCAATGGCAAGGTCAATTTTTTTATAAGGTGCAAAGGCTGAAACCATCAGATAATAATCATCTTTAGAGTTGTCATGGACTCGGAAATCTTGGGGCAAACAGGGCGGATATACAATTTTATAATCGCGTCTATAATACTTTTGAATCCGTCTTCCCACAAAATGTGAGTTACATGTAAAATAATCCACACGGTTGGCAGAGGCTGCATCCCATGTACGAAGGTAGTTAGCTATGGATTGTAAAAGAAAAAATTTTAATCCACTGCGACCCGGAAAATAATCATAATACATATCCCAAACATAACGCATAGGGCTATGGATATAACTTAAATGGAAGGTATCGGGATGAGGAATCACTCCTTTTGCCACACAATGCGAAGAACTAATCACCACATCATATCCTTTTAAATCTAATGATTCAATTGCTGTAGGGAAAACAGGTAAATAATAACGATAATACTTTTCTTTAAAAGGAAGATTGTTTGTGAAAGCGGTTGTGATCTTTCTATTTTCAATCCTTTCGTTGAGTTTTCCTTTGGAATAAAAAAGAGTAAATAAATCCGCTTCTGGAAATGCTTTTAATAAACTATCGAGAACAAGTTCTCCACCGCGCATACCGGTGAGCCAATCATGTATAATTGCAACTTTCATTATTCTTGTGGTCCAATCCTTCTTCCCGTAATTGGCGTTGTACGTCCGTAATACGATGCTGTAATTAAAAAAGGAATCGGCATAGTGTTCTCTAAATTTCTAGAACTTTCCATATAACGCCTTCCTTCTTTTCCAATCGTTTCTGCGTCTTTTACCGTAGCAAGTAGTTCATCGTACATTTCTGTACTACCAATTAATTTGGGAATGGTTCCTTCTGTATGATTTAATTTATCGGAGATAGAACGAAAATCCAATGTGATTTGTCTGAGGTCTGCCCGATTTTCTTCCATTGTCACAGAGGTGGCTTTGAAAAAATCATCAAAATAGCGAGCAGAAGGTAAATAGTCGGGAGTTTTTTCCCCTTCACGAAATGTGGGTTTGAAAAAGGGGCGTTTCCCATCCGAACTTCCCGGATTGATATTGATAATCCTTTCTGAAAATAACGTAATCGTTTGAAAATCCACTTCATAATTATCCCAAAGAGTTAAAGGATCTTCTAATGCAATATGGAGTTCGATCGCATGATCTATGTTATGGTCAAGGAATCGGCGGTCCGGTACATCAAGTAGCGGCCTTGAATCGATATGGGCCACATATCCTTTTTGAACTCCCAAAATCCGAACTTCTGTCCCTTCTTTAATTCCATCAATACGTGAGTAAAATAAGGATAACCTATAGGGATATTTTTTGGCGGGACGATCCGGCTCTACGACCGTTGTGAAAAAGGCAAAGACCAAAATTGAAAAAAAAACGATTCCCGTCAGGGATTCCTTTGATAACTTTTTTGATTTCACGGGAGACTTAAAATTCTTCCTTCCAAAGAAAGAGTTGGCAAGCAGATTTTAAATGACTGAATGGGAGAAGATGAAAGCAGTCACCATCCTTAAATACGACGAATCCGAACCTCAATTGGAACTCCGTGAAAAAGAAGTTCCTACACCGAAAGAGAACGAAGTTAGGATCAAAATCCATCTTTCTCCGATCAATCCTTCTGATCTGATGTTCATTCGTGGGCTCTATGGATTCAAAAAAAAAGCACCAGTCTCCGCAGGGTTTGAAGCGAGTGGAATCGTCGATGCGGTGGGAACTGCCATCAAAACATTGAAGGTGGGAATGCACGTATCTTGTGTGGCACCTCAAAACGATGGATCTTGGGCTGAATATATGATCACCACAGAAGACAACTGTTTGCCGTTAGTGGATGGTGTGAGTCTTGACGAAGGATCTAGTTTTTTTGTAAACCCAATGACTGCTTGGGCCATGGTATCAAAATGTTCCAAAGAAGGCCATCCCGCCATGATCCAAACTGCCGCTGCTAGCGCTCTGGGTAAAATGGTAGTTCGACTTTGTAAAGAACGTGGTATTCCTTTAATCAATGTTGTGCGAAAAAAAGAACAAGAGGACAGTCTACTCGAAATTGGTGCAGAAAACATTCTAAACTCCACCTCTCCCAACTTCCAAAAAGACTTATTCAAAATCTCTAAAAAACTGAATGCTACTTATGCCATTGATGCAGTGGCAGGAGAAACAGCGCAGTCCCTCGTAGAATGTATGCCTTATGGATCAAAAGTAGTTTGTTATGGAGCTCTTTCCGAAAAACCATTTTCTGTAAATTCAGGAATCATACTTTTCCAAAACAAAAAAATCGAAGGGTTTTGGTTGTCTTCTTGGATTTATGAAATTGGTTTAGAAGAATTTCAAAAACAAGCCAAAGAAGCACAAAAATTTTTAAAAACCGTTTTCCAGACTAAAATCAACAAACGATTTAAATTTGAAGAATACAAAGAAGGTTTGGAATTTTACAAACAACATATGACCGAAGGGAAGGTAGTATTTGGTCCGTAGATTATTTTTATTATTCATTATTCTTTCTTCCTTTGTTTTTACTCATTGCCTGAGTGAACCAAAAAAAAATTTAGAAAGTCTTAAAGCGTGTCAGTTTGATTTGGTGGATGTTCGTATTGATCTAAAACCAAATCCAAACTTTCCATTGTTTCCTTTGGTGGATTTGTATCCGCAGGTTTCCGTAGTAAATCCAAACAATACTAAAGTCTCCATTTATCAATTTGATTTAGAAATTGAACTTGTGACTGCTGGTGGAAAAGAATATATAGGAAAACTTCAAAACGAAACTCCCCTCGAAGTGGAACCTAACGCAAAAGGACTTGTGGTTTTAAAACTGGTTCCCGAACAAAAGCAGTCCATTCTTCCCAAACTGCTTATGTTAGCAAAACAACTCTCTGAGGCCGCAAAACGAGGAGAAGATGCAGAATTTGAAATTTATGGAAATGTCCAAGTTGATAGTGCTTTTGGAAAACTTCCGATACCTGTAAGAGAAATCTCTCGGATCAAACTTAAAAAATGAAATCATTTTTTTCTAAGATTGGGATCTTATTTGTTCTCTGTGGCCTATTTTTCCAATGTATCCAAAATCGGGATGATTTGTTTTATTCCGGACAAGAAGGAAACCAAAAGATATTTGAAACCTATGCATTAAAAAACTCTGGTTGCGGAACTAACAAATTACCGGGAGCACTACTGCTCGGTAGAGTAAAAATTGATGATTTAAAACTTTGTTTTAAGGCTATTGAACTTATCGATTGTGTTACATGGAATACGGAAGGGTATGTTCCTGGTTCCTGCAAAAATATTGGAACGAGTTTTAAATAGTGATGTGGAGGTATTTATTTGATTTATCCACTACAGAAATTTTTTTATTCGCATCACTGGCGTTTGCCGGTATATCCCTTCTGCTTTTTAGTAAACTAAGAAAAAAAGAAAAACCTACCAACTCAAAATCGAAATCTGGGCAAGGGTCAGAAGATTCAAAAAACCAAGGTTCAGGAAAATCAAAAAAAGATTCCAAACCATCCAAAGATACCAACCTCAAGGTAATGGAAATTTTTGATTACAACGGGATTAAAATCTTACACCAAGACGGCGCTTATACAGTGAATGACCAAGGTGTGGTTACTAACTATATGAACTGGAATCTGCTTCCTTCCAAATACCAAAAA
Protein-coding regions in this window:
- a CDS encoding LIC13255 family lipoprotein — its product is MKSFFSKIGILFVLCGLFFQCIQNRDDLFYSGQEGNQKIFETYALKNSGCGTNKLPGALLLGRVKIDDLKLCFKAIELIDCVTWNTEGYVPGSCKNIGTSFK
- a CDS encoding MlaD family protein, with amino-acid sequence MKSKKLSKESLTGIVFFSILVFAFFTTVVEPDRPAKKYPYRLSLFYSRIDGIKEGTEVRILGVQKGYVAHIDSRPLLDVPDRRFLDHNIDHAIELHIALEDPLTLWDNYEVDFQTITLFSERIININPGSSDGKRPFFKPTFREGEKTPDYLPSARYFDDFFKATSVTMEENRADLRQITLDFRSISDKLNHTEGTIPKLIGSTEMYDELLATVKDAETIGKEGRRYMESSRNLENTMPIPFLITASYYGRTTPITGRRIGPQE
- a CDS encoding zinc-binding dehydrogenase; amino-acid sequence: MKAVTILKYDESEPQLELREKEVPTPKENEVRIKIHLSPINPSDLMFIRGLYGFKKKAPVSAGFEASGIVDAVGTAIKTLKVGMHVSCVAPQNDGSWAEYMITTEDNCLPLVDGVSLDEGSSFFVNPMTAWAMVSKCSKEGHPAMIQTAAASALGKMVVRLCKERGIPLINVVRKKEQEDSLLEIGAENILNSTSPNFQKDLFKISKKLNATYAIDAVAGETAQSLVECMPYGSKVVCYGALSEKPFSVNSGIILFQNKKIEGFWLSSWIYEIGLEEFQKQAKEAQKFLKTVFQTKINKRFKFEEYKEGLEFYKQHMTEGKVVFGP
- the kdsB gene encoding 3-deoxy-manno-octulosonate cytidylyltransferase, translating into MSDQILGVIPARYASTRLPGKPLALIGTKPMIQWTYHHASLSKSIHRLVVATDDKRIHEAVIAFGGESVLTSPDHPTGTDRIIEVAEKFPGYGIILNIQGDEPGMEPNLIDGVLDLKIKHRNWEMTTAAVPFASSEDPKDPNKVKVVFDRNGRANYFSRSPIPASFKAEATYHRHLGIYAYEREFLMNYNQLPASNWETVESLEQLRALQNGSTIGVYLSDKANLGVDSPADLEVVIRDFKAKGLI
- a CDS encoding flagellar FlbD family protein, which encodes MVILHRLKGAEFVLNADLIETIEANPDTIITLVNEKKFIVQEPVAEVVEKVIAYQTRIHNLPRVGERRPEET
- the motB gene encoding flagellar motor protein MotB — its product is MASKKEKCPECIQKVPEFMATYGDMVTLLLCFFILLYTTGKTDAKEMQIILSAFKSTTGFFTGGQTLSKGSLEEMGMQIESLPSQVVGRNLSKSKKDAQEVFKPEVEAGKVRISENERGLVISLVGADYFYPGSAILTPAIRETLRKAAGLIKGLERFVRVEGHSDDDAVNPVSRPGREEREYINNWDLAGARAVNATVFMINSEEIEPSWFQAVSFGSYRPLVLENEGTPEAKAFNRRVDIIILTEKSTKRAPGESKYGLPDTRLPNTETNVEGEF
- a CDS encoding TolC family protein — its product is MISKLKKSLLAFLCPFGMFFSFVIEADPTRDPFESLHGPNIYSQDYINQQPGVLTLEELLKSVEKSYPLVLAAEKLLSEAEYNYLAAEGAFDLQFKSMGTTKPLGYYTNNTADAMFEKPTPLGGTSFFAGYRIGRGNFPVYDGKRETNDHGEIRAGAIFPLMRNREIDKNRADIKKADLDRRLAELSIQKLKIEVIKEATKRYWKWVSSGQEYLVNKDLLAIAKNRQTQIAERIKLGDIPKMEGTENDRAILQRESQFVSAEREMQKAAIDLSLFLRAPDGNLILPTTNRLPIGFPKPIDYKKVELEKSIKLAWKFRPELQDFEFKRDKVRVDQDMGFNALKPQVDLVVAGSQDFGPGSVTRAKPELEASLVLNLPIQTKRPRGMIGAAEAKIAQLDQELQFSKDKIKTEVQDAISEVIASAKRVSVTQNEVELARKLEEMERERFALGDSTLLFVNIREQTSAEAAVREIKALYDHHVAIAHFQAATASVLQISPFP
- a CDS encoding DUF1003 domain-containing protein encodes the protein MVNNICFVCKKPFREHQLISALGIGNEIVELINEKYPGWDDQSKICKNDFNIFRMKYITQLVEEEKGNIENLEREVIKSINENEILTIDTSLKTDSLTFGDRISDKVASFGGSWKFIIAFFSVLILWIFGNSFYLYLKPFDPYPFILLNLILSCVAAIQAPIIMMSQNRQEVKDRIRAENDYKVNLKSEIEIRTLHEKVDHLLLDQWSKMMKIQAIQIEILNEIRSKIK
- a CDS encoding cation:proton antiporter gives rise to the protein MHGEESLLQDIGLSIIFATVLSHIARVLKQPLILGYIIGGAILGKEMGFELVTNEASIELISEIGLILLLFIIGLEINLAELAKMGKAMFTLGILQFTLSVAFVYSVFPFFGLSIGSEKFDLLYIAVALSLSSTLIVVKLLQDKVEINTLSGKLTVGVLVFQDIWAILFMGVQPNLNNPEILKILTSVGIIVLLIAFSFSVSRYVLAKLYKACASSPELILLTSIMWCFLVCGIAGEAGLSKEMGALVAGMSIAAFPYGADVISKLIGIRDFFVTLFFVALGLKVPLPSLEVIGLSAAIIALMLFVRMITIAPVIIKLNKGVRNGFLTALNLAQISEFSLVILALGAGFEHITPKLQAVILTSTIIASILSTYIIMYNHNIAATFERLLARVGISDQTEESGNDDKAGHGGHGGHGGHGDGMVRDIIVLGYFRIARAFVEYLEDLSPSLIKRIIIADYNPAFKDELTNKGFQWAYADLAHPDSLSHIGLHDASMVICTISDSFLKGTNNNRLLSTLSKLAPNAKIILTSDEPGEAKKLVADGAQKVIIPGVITGEFLYDYISRGMRNNE
- a CDS encoding glycosyltransferase, with the translated sequence MKVAIIHDWLTGMRGGELVLDSLLKAFPEADLFTLFYSKGKLNERIENRKITTAFTNNLPFKEKYYRYYLPVFPTAIESLDLKGYDVVISSSHCVAKGVIPHPDTFHLSYIHSPMRYVWDMYYDYFPGRSGLKFFLLQSIANYLRTWDAASANRVDYFTCNSHFVGRRIQKYYRRDYKIVYPPCLPQDFRVHDNSKDDYYLMVSAFAPYKKIDLAIEAFRENGKPLILVGGGQEEGKLIKNLPKNILWKKGLPRNEVVELYKKARGFIFPGMEDFGITPVEAQAYATPVIAFGKGGALESVKEDRTGVFFKEQTVKSLNDAIQRAEKIQFKRGDFQNSINRFTEEKFVSEIRKVVDRHK
- a CDS encoding flagellar basal body-associated FliL family protein, producing the protein MGDREVDEEEGGLAEGSTASAGMSPIVKWLLYIAAAIFGIIIVTVISMFVAQKTATSVFKQQKNISLVKAPPPLEVYTFQEEFRVNTSDVGESHFVKLKMSLGFESGQPALSAELAARVAQMQNIINLVIARKTKDDLKSITNQLDLREEIKAHLNHILTNGKIKEVYFTEFLVN
- a CDS encoding motility protein A; the encoded protein is MDIATVIGLALGVALMLLGVVSGGLALTDLIDIPSVMITFGGAAAATIISFPWTSTIGVGAVTKKAFQNPPSDLPGLITTLVSFSEKARREGLLALEDDINELPEEFLKKGIQLVVDGTDPELVRNIMETEIGNTATRHAYGRSWWDAYAGFAPGFGMLGTLVGLVGMLKNLGGGDASAIGQGMATALITTLYGSLAQNLFAAPVVRKLTRRSEDELVIKQVMVEGTLSIQSGDNPRIVKEKLASFLTPAERTALKDDGD